Proteins encoded by one window of Candidatus Paceibacterota bacterium:
- a CDS encoding DUF5011 domain-containing protein: MFFCKKSRFLKVISWLTSLAFFAIANFSVFPLPTALAATVTTETITAGGSWAVPANVSSFKIKLWGAGGKGGDGALIYDGAGHPGPGGGGGGGAGGYVEKTFTASAGTVFDIVIGDPSANDGTTILRDSLGGILLGATAGGDGVSGVTNGTAGAGGVGGGALGGTTPDLIVSGADGVFGQNGAYNFDCSIGFSQAGPGGSGASSLSGSGGTGGLVNNCEQVSNTPANIGGIASGGGGGAGYPGPGNSGALGGKGQVVIEYTITTPPVIPPDTTAPVISLSGANPIYIAKGATFTDPGATATDNVDASVAVVVTGSVDTTIVGSYTLTYTATDSSGNVATATRTVIVYDPLAD; encoded by the coding sequence ATGTTTTTTTGCAAAAAATCTCGATTTTTAAAGGTTATTTCCTGGCTCACAAGCTTGGCCTTTTTTGCGATTGCCAACTTCTCGGTTTTTCCTTTACCGACAGCTTTGGCGGCGACAGTTACCACTGAAACTATTACGGCAGGTGGATCTTGGGCAGTGCCTGCAAATGTCTCGAGTTTTAAAATAAAACTCTGGGGAGCTGGTGGGAAGGGTGGTGATGGGGCTTTGATTTATGATGGAGCCGGGCACCCGGGTCCCGGGGGCGGCGGTGGTGGTGGCGCCGGAGGTTATGTTGAAAAAACTTTCACCGCTTCGGCTGGTACGGTTTTTGATATTGTAATTGGTGATCCTTCGGCGAACGACGGCACGACAATCCTTAGGGATTCTTTGGGCGGAATTTTGCTCGGCGCGACGGCCGGCGGTGATGGTGTAAGCGGAGTCACCAATGGCACTGCTGGCGCCGGTGGTGTCGGCGGTGGCGCTTTGGGTGGGACTACCCCGGATTTAATTGTGTCTGGCGCCGATGGTGTTTTCGGCCAGAACGGAGCCTACAATTTTGATTGCTCTATCGGCTTCAGTCAGGCTGGTCCGGGTGGTTCGGGGGCGTCGTCTCTCTCTGGTTCTGGCGGGACTGGTGGTTTGGTGAACAACTGCGAGCAGGTTTCTAACACGCCGGCCAATATTGGCGGGATTGCATCTGGTGGTGGCGGTGGTGCCGGTTATCCGGGACCAGGCAATTCCGGTGCCCTGGGTGGTAAAGGTCAGGTGGTAATCGAATACACAATTACAACTCCGCCGGTGATTCCGCCAGACACAACTGCTCCGGTAATTTCTCTTTCTGGTGCCAATCCAATTTACATCGCCAAGGGTGCGACTTTTACTGATCCGGGTGCGACCGCAACCGATAATGTTGATGCATCTGTGGCTGTTGTTGTCACCGGCTCCGTCGACACCACCATCGTCGGCTCTTACACTCTGACCTACACCGCAACCGACAGTTCCGGCAATGTCGCGACCGCCACTCGCACCGTCATCGTTTACGACCCACTCGCCGATAT